In Ascaphus truei isolate aAscTru1 chromosome 12, aAscTru1.hap1, whole genome shotgun sequence, the following are encoded in one genomic region:
- the LOC142464216 gene encoding RNA cytidine acetyltransferase-like gives MDLIPALARMFFLQQLGSFNLSAAQSALLLGIGLQHKSVDQLEKEIALPGSQLMGLFNRVIRKMIQLFTRIQEKAVEEQMVADKDVVMEPTLKSLHEDLEEAAKEFQEKHDEEVEKLKGIDLSQYIIRGEDEEWNDVLKQTGQNASVISVKSDKKRKLEKPDKPEKDGARQPKKLQKNKGKKQKWVK, from the exons ATGGACCTGATTCCAGCTCTCGCTCGCATGTTCTTCCTGCAGCAACTCGGGAGCTTCAACCTGTCAGCAGCTCAGTCT gCTCTACTTCTGGGGATTGGGCTGCAGCACAAGTCTGTGGACCAGCTGGAGAAAGAGATTGCGCTTCCTGGAAGTCAGCTGATGGGCCTCTTCAACCGCGTCATACGCAAAATGATCCAG CTGTTCACGAGGATCCAGGAGAAGGCCGTGGAGGAGCAGATGGTGGCCGATAAAGATGTGGTTATGGAGCCCACGCTGAAATCCCTCCACGAGGATTTG GAAGAGGCAGCCAAGGAATTCCAGGAGAAGCACGACGAGGAGGTGGAGAAGCTGAAAGGGATCGAcctgtccca GTACATAATCCGGGGTGAGGACGAGGAATGGAATGATGTGCTGAAGCAGACGGGACAGAACGCCTCCGTTATCAGCGTGAAGAG CGACAAGAAGCGGAAACTGGAGAAGCCGGACAAGCCGGAGAAGGACGGGGCGAGACAGCCGAAAAAACTCCAGAAGAATAAAGGCAAGAAGCAGAAGTGGGTGAAGTGA